In Nocardia yunnanensis, one DNA window encodes the following:
- a CDS encoding Uma2 family endonuclease, which yields MTAEPHRFETAPGGLTVADVRAGYDPGFRFELEDGVAVMMASATRWHNRVQRHLAVAMEAVCPSNLSVEVEQAIEITEDFAPVPDILVIDMAAALPDANVYPKAAVHLAVEIVSPGTRRKDRMIRPMDYAHAGIPYFWRIEAEDFQPAVYTFRLDETLGQYSPIDVHRKLLRTSWPFTMEIELADLGH from the coding sequence GTGACAGCCGAGCCGCATCGCTTCGAGACCGCGCCGGGCGGGCTGACCGTCGCTGATGTCCGGGCTGGCTACGACCCGGGTTTCCGCTTCGAACTCGAGGACGGTGTGGCCGTGATGATGGCATCAGCCACGCGCTGGCACAACCGGGTCCAGCGTCACTTGGCCGTCGCCATGGAAGCGGTCTGTCCTTCGAACCTGTCGGTCGAGGTGGAGCAGGCAATCGAAATCACCGAGGACTTCGCGCCCGTACCGGACATTCTGGTCATCGATATGGCCGCCGCCTTGCCCGACGCGAACGTCTACCCGAAGGCCGCCGTCCACCTTGCGGTAGAGATCGTCTCGCCGGGCACTCGCCGGAAGGATCGAATGATCCGGCCGATGGACTATGCCCACGCGGGGATTCCATATTTCTGGCGCATCGAGGCCGAGGACTTCCAACCGGCGGTCTACACCTTCCGGCTGGACGAGACTTTGGGCCAGTACTCCCCCATCGATGTCCACCGAAAGCTGCTCCGGACTTCCTGGCCTTTCACCATGGAGATCGAGCTCGCCGACCTAGGCCACTGA
- a CDS encoding helix-turn-helix domain-containing protein, whose amino-acid sequence MADNLFGEYIRQRREDAWLTRTELARKANLSVSLIEKIELGTRPPTLHSLQILFDQLDVSPMYRKHILDLGLPGLFGSPPATAAPGADDLADLAALADPASFYTLPLFTIVAANAAHQRTFPGLGPGMSFVEWLFVEPLARKVIVEWRKEAHRCLHSIRQLAPNIATDTQVSGLVRRCHTAAEWDELWNSKPRNDFDGRIFVRDLNSRQTKRLRVRIYSPEYPQRAWWFCRLIALPHKGLRARDPIS is encoded by the coding sequence TTGGCTGACAACCTGTTCGGTGAGTACATCCGCCAACGCCGCGAGGACGCCTGGCTGACGCGCACCGAACTGGCCAGGAAGGCCAACTTGTCGGTCTCGTTGATCGAGAAGATCGAACTGGGGACCAGACCGCCGACGCTGCATTCGCTGCAGATCCTGTTCGATCAACTGGACGTGTCGCCGATGTACCGCAAACACATCCTCGACTTGGGGCTGCCCGGCCTCTTCGGCTCGCCGCCGGCGACGGCCGCGCCCGGGGCCGACGACCTCGCCGATCTCGCCGCGCTAGCGGATCCCGCCAGCTTCTACACTCTGCCGCTCTTCACGATCGTCGCCGCGAACGCTGCCCACCAGCGCACCTTCCCTGGTCTCGGACCAGGCATGAGCTTCGTGGAATGGCTGTTCGTCGAACCATTGGCCCGCAAGGTGATCGTGGAATGGCGCAAGGAAGCGCACCGCTGCCTGCACAGCATCCGCCAACTCGCGCCCAACATCGCCACCGATACCCAAGTGTCGGGCCTGGTACGCAGATGCCATACCGCAGCCGAGTGGGACGAGCTGTGGAACAGCAAGCCTCGCAATGACTTCGATGGCCGAATTTTCGTCCGAGACCTGAACAGTCGACAGACCAAGCGACTGCGGGTACGAATCTATTCACCAGAATATCCACAGCGCGCGTGGTGGTTTTGCCGACTGATCGCTTTGCCACACAAAGGGCTACGGGCCCGGGACCCGATCAGCTGA
- a CDS encoding DUF4189 domain-containing protein encodes MAFSGKLALTMFVSAAAVLVSTFGAGPAGAERGPDGSLYGSLALSTDGGTFYGAAWNYPNWGSSDADAIGQCAHRGCKVMAQFRDGCGSIAESADHTYYYGGSGRNRAEAEQDAMNRLTNWMPSPPAMFGSSAPPKQSVHVRYTQCTDGA; translated from the coding sequence ATGGCTTTCTCGGGCAAACTCGCCCTGACCATGTTCGTTTCGGCTGCCGCCGTGCTGGTTTCGACGTTCGGCGCGGGTCCCGCCGGCGCCGAGCGCGGGCCGGACGGCTCGCTCTACGGCTCGCTGGCGCTGAGCACCGACGGCGGCACCTTCTACGGCGCGGCCTGGAACTATCCGAACTGGGGTTCCTCCGACGCCGACGCCATCGGTCAGTGCGCGCACCGCGGCTGCAAGGTCATGGCGCAGTTCCGCGACGGCTGCGGATCCATCGCCGAGAGCGCGGATCACACCTACTACTACGGCGGTTCGGGTCGCAACCGCGCCGAGGCCGAGCAGGACGCCATGAACCGGCTCACCAACTGGATGCCCTCGCCGCCGGCCATGTTCGGTTCCTCCGCGCCGCCCAAGCAGTCCGTGCACGTCCGCTACACCCAGTGCACCGACGGCGCGTAA
- a CDS encoding EamA family transporter, with protein sequence MTTARTGLAGTLALTGLAPLVWGSTYYVTTTFLPPDRPMFTALMRVLPAGLLLLALTRKLPHGQWITRAFALGALNIGLFTALLFVAAYRLPGGVAAVITSSAPLFAVGFAAAAGLERLSARKIVAGLIGLGGVALVVLKATAALDTLGVIAGLAAAIAMGSGTILTKRWGRPDGVSPLAMTGWQLTAGGLLLLPVAAIAEGMPPALDARNIGGYLFLGLIGTAVAYALWFRGIAKASATSVQFLGLLSPLSATIIGWVALGQSLAPLQILGMVIALGGTLLGQTGSGPSTKDSAPGAPKSEPRTRAGAAETFTAKIRLAA encoded by the coding sequence ATGACCACCGCACGCACCGGACTCGCCGGGACGCTCGCCCTCACCGGGCTGGCGCCGCTGGTTTGGGGCTCGACCTACTACGTCACCACCACGTTCCTGCCGCCGGACCGCCCGATGTTCACCGCGCTCATGCGGGTGCTGCCCGCGGGCCTGCTGTTGCTGGCCCTGACCCGGAAACTGCCGCACGGGCAATGGATTACGCGTGCGTTCGCGCTGGGTGCGCTGAACATCGGCCTGTTCACGGCGCTGCTGTTCGTGGCCGCCTACCGACTGCCGGGCGGTGTCGCGGCGGTGATCACCTCGTCGGCGCCGCTGTTCGCGGTGGGCTTCGCGGCGGCCGCCGGGCTCGAAAGGCTCAGCGCCCGAAAGATCGTGGCGGGCTTGATCGGATTGGGCGGCGTCGCCCTCGTGGTTCTCAAGGCCACGGCCGCCCTCGATACTCTCGGCGTGATCGCCGGACTGGCCGCGGCCATCGCCATGGGCAGCGGCACCATTCTGACCAAGCGCTGGGGTCGCCCCGACGGGGTCAGCCCGCTGGCCATGACCGGCTGGCAGCTGACGGCGGGCGGGCTCCTGCTGCTGCCGGTGGCCGCCATCGCCGAGGGCATGCCGCCCGCGCTGGATGCTCGCAATATCGGCGGTTACCTCTTCCTGGGCCTGATCGGCACGGCCGTCGCCTACGCCCTGTGGTTCCGCGGCATCGCCAAGGCCAGCGCCACCTCGGTGCAGTTCCTCGGTCTGCTGAGCCCGCTCTCGGCGACCATCATCGGCTGGGTCGCGCTCGGCCAGTCGCTGGCCCCGCTGCAGATCCTGGGCATGGTCATCGCCCTGGGCGGCACCCTGCTGGGCCAGACCGGATCGGGCCCGAGCACAAAGGATTCCGCGCCGGGAGCGCCGAAGTCCGAGCCGCGGACGCGTGCGGGCGCGGCGGAGACCTTCACCGCCAAGATCCGCCTCGCGGCCTGA
- a CDS encoding MerR family transcriptional regulator, with protein MTAEWSIQELAKVAHTTSRTLRHYGELGLLPPSRIGSNGYRYYDQESLVRLQRILLLRELGLGLPAIAEVLAGQKDAATALRAHLELLKQEQDRIARQIASVRTTLRKTEAGEQLVADEVFDGFDHAQYKDEVIERWGKEAWDNSNRWWNSKSEAERKAHLQTHTDIAADYGRAHAAGLPVDADEVQAIVQRHYDWLSSTPTNGPVGAQYFNGLADMYVADPRFAKNYDVHGEGTAEYVRDAMHVYSAARL; from the coding sequence GTGACAGCCGAATGGTCGATCCAGGAATTGGCGAAGGTGGCCCACACCACCAGCCGCACGCTGCGGCATTACGGTGAGCTGGGACTGCTTCCGCCGAGCCGGATCGGATCCAATGGCTATCGCTATTACGACCAGGAATCCCTCGTGCGGTTGCAGCGCATCCTTTTGCTCCGGGAACTCGGCCTCGGCCTGCCGGCCATCGCCGAAGTCCTCGCGGGACAAAAGGACGCCGCCACCGCCTTGCGCGCCCATCTGGAATTGCTGAAACAGGAGCAGGACCGGATCGCGCGGCAAATCGCCTCGGTGCGAACCACATTGCGCAAAACGGAAGCAGGTGAGCAACTCGTGGCAGACGAGGTTTTCGACGGATTCGACCACGCCCAGTACAAGGACGAGGTCATCGAACGGTGGGGCAAGGAGGCGTGGGACAACAGCAACCGCTGGTGGAACTCGAAATCCGAGGCCGAACGCAAGGCGCACCTCCAAACCCACACCGACATCGCGGCCGACTACGGCCGCGCCCACGCAGCCGGCCTGCCGGTCGACGCCGACGAGGTGCAGGCCATCGTGCAGCGGCACTACGACTGGCTCAGCAGCACCCCCACCAACGGCCCGGTCGGCGCCCAGTACTTCAACGGCCTGGCCGACATGTACGTAGCCGACCCGCGTTTCGCCAAGAACTACGACGTGCACGGTGAAGGAACCGCCGAGTACGTCCGCGACGCGATGCACGTCTACTCCGCGGCCCGGCTGTAG
- a CDS encoding MarR family winged helix-turn-helix transcriptional regulator — MPDAVDQITAAWREQRPDVDTSPMEIFGRLSRLGRLCDKELSDFFRIHGLERWEFDVLATLRRAGNESGLSAGALNKAAMLTSGAITNRIDRLTAKGWVARVPDPTDRRAIKVVLTDTGRALVDKLLPLHMENEHRLLATLSPIDRESLIPLLRKFAESLGDTSLD, encoded by the coding sequence GTGCCCGACGCCGTCGACCAGATCACCGCCGCCTGGCGCGAACAGCGCCCCGACGTCGACACCTCCCCCATGGAGATCTTCGGCCGCCTCTCCCGCCTCGGCCGCCTCTGCGACAAGGAACTCTCCGACTTCTTCCGCATCCACGGCCTCGAACGCTGGGAATTCGACGTCCTGGCCACCCTCCGCCGCGCCGGCAACGAATCCGGCCTGTCCGCCGGCGCCCTCAACAAGGCCGCCATGCTCACCTCCGGCGCCATCACCAACCGCATCGACCGCCTGACGGCCAAAGGCTGGGTAGCCCGAGTCCCCGACCCCACCGACCGCCGAGCCATCAAAGTCGTCCTCACCGACACCGGCCGAGCCCTCGTCGACAAACTCCTCCCCCTCCACATGGAAAACGAACACCGCCTCCTGGCCACCCTCTCCCCAATCGACCGCGAATCCCTCATCCCCCTACTCCGCAAGTTCGCCGAATCCCTCGGCGACACCTCCCTGGACTGA
- a CDS encoding S1 family peptidase has product MFSAGRARVLHWAAVAATAVSATLLFGAPADAAAPVVLGGGSGVYVEDLTSSDSVSDCTLTAVGYDNKNQLVGLTAGHCGEVGARVAAEYTRSGGIGVIANKSADMDWAIIVFNPDRVTPTRTVAQSVINSVGAPPQIGENVCKNGRTTGFTCGPVWETKALTFRSQVCANHGDSGAPVLRGDQLVGMVVAGTDFKLGPIDVELPLCEGGGNLIHEPELATNISAVLADIDRNGGAGAGFHVA; this is encoded by the coding sequence ATGTTCTCTGCGGGCCGCGCCCGAGTTCTGCACTGGGCGGCCGTCGCCGCCACCGCCGTGAGCGCCACGCTCCTGTTCGGCGCGCCCGCGGACGCCGCCGCGCCGGTGGTGCTCGGCGGTGGCTCCGGGGTGTACGTCGAGGATCTCACTTCGTCGGACTCCGTCAGTGACTGCACCCTGACGGCGGTGGGCTACGACAACAAGAACCAGCTCGTCGGCCTGACCGCCGGCCACTGCGGTGAGGTCGGCGCGCGGGTCGCGGCCGAGTACACCCGCAGCGGCGGCATCGGTGTCATCGCCAACAAGAGCGCCGACATGGACTGGGCCATCATTGTTTTCAACCCGGACCGGGTGACCCCGACCCGTACGGTCGCGCAGTCGGTGATCAATTCGGTCGGCGCGCCGCCGCAGATCGGTGAGAACGTCTGCAAGAACGGCCGCACCACCGGCTTCACCTGCGGACCGGTCTGGGAGACCAAGGCCCTGACCTTCCGCAGCCAGGTGTGCGCCAACCACGGCGACTCCGGTGCGCCGGTGCTGCGCGGCGATCAGCTGGTGGGAATGGTCGTGGCGGGCACCGACTTCAAGCTCGGCCCGATCGACGTCGAGCTGCCGCTGTGCGAGGGCGGCGGCAACCTGATCCACGAGCCGGAGCTGGCCACCAACATCTCGGCCGTGCTGGCGGATATCGACCGCAATGGCGGGGCGGGCGCGGGGTTCCACGTCGCCTGA
- a CDS encoding phage tail fiber protein has product MTIAVNATKTALCNAYVGMGGSNVVYVSVHTGDPGSTGINEASGGSPAYARKATTWGSVVNGQVTGSQVAIDVPGNFTYNYAGLWKTATGGQADFIDKVAIAPTTLSAQGQLLITPTFTVS; this is encoded by the coding sequence ATGACCATCGCCGTCAACGCAACCAAGACCGCCCTCTGCAACGCCTACGTCGGTATGGGCGGCAGCAACGTCGTCTACGTCTCGGTGCACACCGGTGACCCGGGCTCGACCGGCATCAACGAGGCCAGCGGTGGTTCCCCCGCGTATGCCCGTAAGGCCACCACGTGGGGATCCGTGGTCAACGGTCAGGTCACGGGTTCTCAGGTAGCCATCGACGTGCCGGGCAACTTCACCTACAACTACGCCGGGCTGTGGAAGACGGCTACCGGCGGCCAGGCCGACTTCATCGACAAGGTCGCCATTGCGCCCACCACGCTGAGCGCTCAGGGCCAGCTGTTGATCACCCCGACCTTCACGGTCAGCTGA
- a CDS encoding glycosyltransferase: MTAQLTREDMSTETRAVSLLQRVILPRPGEPLDVRKLYLEESETNARRAHAITRTALAIGAESEVSFCTYFNAVPASYWRRWSVLKSVVLKLELSGHGRVDVYRSKADGSRIHVQGNEFSTPGDGAAAADFVEFEVDLGPFEDGGWIWFDITTDSHVEMRSGGWYAPIEAPGEGSIAVGMPTFNRPTDAVKTLTALGSDPLVLEKIQAVIIPDQGNRKVVDEPGFTEAAARLGGRLAIHDQPNLGGSGGYSRVMYEALETTDAEYIVYMDDDIEIEPDCILRALAFSRFAKSPILTGGQMLNLQERSHLHVMGEVVDRSIFMWTAAPNVEYDHDFAKNPLRDRDNSKLLHRRIDVDFNGWWTCVIPRQVAEEIGQPLPLFLKWDDVEYGLRAREHGYPTVTLAGAAVWHMAWSDKDDAIDWQAYFHLRNRLVVASLHLPNDGRPMVVNTIKATLKHLLCLEYSTVAIQNEAIRDYLAGPEKLFELLPTALGKVHAMRKEYPDAVVLPSSTELPLASHAEVGAVGEPGNPLGKVVRLGKGVLHNFRKANPQHHDTPQLNVPTLDARWFLLSQVDGVTVTTADGRGVVYRKRDPRKAMELFKEAMRLRKELAERFPEVREQYRRAHAHLTSKAAWENVFGIDTESRNEPK; encoded by the coding sequence ATGACCGCCCAACTGACTCGGGAAGACATGAGCACCGAGACCCGCGCCGTATCCCTGCTCCAGCGCGTCATCCTGCCCCGGCCGGGTGAGCCGCTCGACGTCCGCAAGCTGTACCTCGAGGAATCCGAGACCAATGCCCGTCGCGCGCACGCGATCACGCGGACCGCGCTGGCCATCGGCGCGGAGTCCGAGGTCTCCTTCTGCACCTATTTCAACGCCGTCCCGGCCAGTTACTGGCGCCGCTGGAGCGTGCTGAAGTCGGTGGTGCTGAAGCTCGAGCTCTCCGGCCACGGCCGGGTGGACGTCTACCGTTCCAAGGCGGACGGTTCGCGAATTCACGTGCAGGGCAACGAGTTCAGCACGCCGGGCGATGGCGCGGCGGCCGCGGACTTCGTCGAGTTCGAGGTGGATCTGGGCCCGTTCGAGGACGGCGGCTGGATCTGGTTCGACATCACCACCGACAGCCATGTCGAAATGCGCAGCGGCGGTTGGTACGCGCCGATCGAGGCGCCGGGTGAGGGCAGCATCGCCGTCGGCATGCCGACCTTCAATCGCCCCACCGACGCGGTGAAGACGCTGACCGCGCTCGGCTCGGATCCCTTGGTGCTGGAGAAGATCCAGGCCGTCATCATTCCCGACCAGGGCAACCGCAAGGTGGTGGACGAGCCCGGCTTCACCGAGGCCGCGGCCCGCCTGGGCGGCCGGCTGGCGATTCACGATCAGCCGAATCTCGGTGGCTCCGGCGGTTACAGCCGGGTCATGTACGAGGCGCTCGAGACCACCGATGCCGAGTACATCGTCTACATGGACGACGACATCGAGATCGAGCCGGACTGCATCCTGCGCGCGCTGGCGTTCTCACGTTTCGCCAAGTCGCCCATCCTGACCGGCGGCCAGATGCTCAACCTGCAGGAGCGTTCGCACCTGCACGTGATGGGCGAGGTGGTGGACCGCTCCATCTTCATGTGGACCGCGGCCCCCAACGTCGAGTACGACCACGATTTCGCGAAGAACCCGCTGCGCGACCGTGACAACTCCAAGCTGCTGCACCGGCGCATCGACGTCGACTTCAACGGCTGGTGGACCTGCGTGATCCCGCGCCAAGTGGCCGAGGAGATCGGGCAGCCGCTGCCGCTGTTCCTCAAGTGGGACGACGTCGAATACGGTTTGCGCGCAAGGGAACACGGCTACCCGACCGTCACCCTCGCGGGTGCGGCGGTATGGCACATGGCCTGGTCCGACAAGGACGACGCCATCGACTGGCAGGCCTACTTCCACCTGCGCAACCGCCTGGTGGTCGCCTCCCTGCACCTGCCCAACGACGGCCGCCCGATGGTGGTCAACACCATCAAGGCGACGCTGAAACACCTGCTGTGCCTGGAGTATTCGACGGTCGCCATCCAGAACGAGGCGATCCGCGACTACCTGGCCGGCCCGGAAAAACTGTTCGAGCTGCTGCCGACCGCGCTGGGCAAGGTGCACGCCATGCGCAAGGAGTACCCGGACGCGGTGGTGCTGCCGTCCTCCACCGAACTGCCGCTGGCCTCGCACGCCGAGGTCGGCGCGGTCGGCGAGCCGGGCAATCCGCTGGGCAAGGTCGTGCGCCTGGGCAAGGGCGTACTGCACAACTTCCGCAAGGCCAACCCCCAGCATCACGACACCCCGCAGCTGAACGTCCCCACGCTGGACGCCCGCTGGTTCCTGCTGTCGCAGGTGGACGGCGTCACCGTTACCACCGCCGACGGCCGCGGCGTCGTCTACCGTAAGCGGGATCCGCGGAAGGCCATGGAGCTGTTCAAGGAAGCGATGCGCCTGCGCAAGGAGCTGGCCGAGCGCTTCCCGGAGGTGCGCGAGCAGTACCGTCGCGCGCACGCGCACCTGACCAGCAAGGCCGCGTGGGAGAACGTCTTCGGTATCGATACTGAGTCAAGGAACGAGCCCAAATGA
- a CDS encoding decaprenyl-phosphate phosphoribosyltransferase, whose amino-acid sequence MSEEPTSTDLAEAVIKGPPKTLGGGLIKAMRPRQWVKNVLVLAAPLAAGKTATGDLVITDLSVLGHVALAFVVFCMAASGIYLVNDALDVEADRAHPTKRFRPIAAGVVPVNLAYGLSVVLLGGSILLSFTANWHLAVVMAVYIGIQLAYCFGLKHQAVLDICIVSSGFLLRAVAGGVASDIRLSQWFLLIMAFGSLFMATGKRYAELKIALDTGAKIRKSLEYYTPTYLRFVWTLSATAVVVFYGLWAFEQDKNKDTIWFAISMIPFTIAIMRYAVDVDRGEAGEPEEIALGDRVLQFLAIALIGAVGVAVYLT is encoded by the coding sequence ATGAGCGAAGAGCCGACCAGCACCGATCTAGCAGAGGCGGTCATCAAGGGACCGCCGAAGACGTTGGGCGGTGGCCTGATCAAGGCCATGCGTCCGCGCCAGTGGGTCAAGAACGTGCTGGTCCTGGCCGCGCCGCTGGCCGCCGGCAAGACCGCCACCGGCGACCTGGTGATCACCGACCTGTCAGTGCTCGGGCATGTGGCGCTGGCCTTCGTGGTGTTCTGCATGGCCGCCTCGGGCATCTACCTGGTCAACGACGCGCTCGACGTCGAGGCCGACCGGGCGCACCCGACCAAGCGCTTCCGGCCCATCGCCGCCGGCGTGGTGCCGGTCAACCTGGCCTACGGGCTCTCGGTGGTGCTGCTGGGCGGATCGATCCTGCTGTCGTTCACCGCGAACTGGCATCTGGCCGTGGTGATGGCGGTCTACATCGGCATCCAGCTGGCCTACTGCTTCGGCCTCAAGCACCAGGCCGTGCTCGACATCTGCATCGTGTCCTCGGGCTTCCTGCTGCGCGCGGTCGCCGGCGGCGTCGCCTCCGATATCCGCCTGTCCCAGTGGTTCCTGCTGATCATGGCCTTCGGCTCGCTGTTCATGGCGACCGGAAAACGCTACGCCGAGTTGAAGATCGCGCTCGACACCGGCGCCAAGATCCGCAAGTCGCTGGAGTACTACACGCCGACCTACCTGCGTTTCGTGTGGACCCTGTCCGCGACCGCGGTGGTGGTGTTCTACGGTCTGTGGGCGTTCGAGCAGGACAAGAACAAGGACACCATCTGGTTCGCCATCTCCATGATCCCGTTCACCATCGCCATCATGCGGTACGCGGTGGACGTCGACCGCGGCGAAGCGGGTGAGCCCGAAGAGATCGCCCTGGGGGACCGCGTCCTCCAGTTCCTCGCAATCGCCTTGATCGGAGCGGTAGGTGTCGCTGTCTATCTCACCTGA
- a CDS encoding phosphatase PAP2 family protein: protein MTAAQPTSSPDRGLHVVPDAPAAPVASPAEVKIINLVQGTLGQHPNVVKAARGMSHFGEHSLGWLGIAAVGALVDKPRRREWAGVAVGAFGAHAASVVIKRIVRRKRPHDPSVQVNVSTPSKLSFPSSHATSTTAAAVLLGRLAGLPLPAVLVPPMLLSRVVLGVHYPTDVLAGSALGAASAAAVLAAEKRLAK, encoded by the coding sequence ATGACGGCTGCACAGCCAACTTCGAGCCCGGACCGCGGCCTGCACGTGGTCCCGGACGCACCGGCGGCCCCGGTCGCGTCCCCGGCCGAGGTCAAGATCATCAACCTGGTGCAGGGCACCCTCGGACAGCATCCGAACGTGGTGAAGGCCGCGCGCGGCATGTCGCATTTCGGTGAGCATTCGCTGGGCTGGCTGGGCATCGCCGCGGTCGGCGCGCTGGTCGACAAGCCGCGCCGCCGCGAGTGGGCGGGCGTGGCGGTCGGCGCTTTCGGCGCGCACGCCGCATCCGTGGTGATCAAGCGGATCGTCCGCCGCAAGCGTCCGCACGATCCGTCCGTGCAGGTCAACGTGTCGACGCCGTCGAAGTTGAGCTTCCCGTCCTCGCACGCGACCTCGACAACGGCGGCGGCGGTGTTGCTCGGCAGGCTCGCCGGGCTACCCTTGCCTGCGGTGCTCGTCCCGCCGATGCTGCTCTCCCGAGTCGTCCTCGGCGTGCACTACCCCACCGACGTGCTCGCGGGTTCGGCGCTCGGCGCCGCGTCCGCGGCCGCCGTGCTCGCCGCCGAAAAGAGACTCGCGAAGTGA
- a CDS encoding NAD(P)-dependent oxidoreductase — translation MQITVFGASGDAGSRIVTEALRRGHQVRAVARHADRLRALPEQVEVWAADATDPAQVEKAAAGSEVVISATRPAVGREHELAEVAAALLEGLADSASRLLVVGGAGSLLVPGTGLTLADQPDFPAYLIPIATAGARQLETFRETTHQVDWLYLSPAALFEPGERTGAYRLGADEMLVDEAGNSSISMEDMAIAVLDQAERPGHHRTRITVGY, via the coding sequence ATGCAGATCACAGTGTTCGGAGCCAGCGGGGACGCCGGCAGCCGGATCGTCACCGAAGCCCTGCGCCGCGGCCACCAGGTGCGCGCCGTCGCCCGCCACGCCGACCGGCTGCGCGCGCTCCCCGAACAGGTCGAGGTCTGGGCCGCCGACGCCACCGACCCAGCGCAGGTCGAAAAGGCCGCCGCCGGAAGCGAAGTCGTGATCAGCGCGACGCGCCCGGCCGTCGGCCGCGAACACGAACTGGCCGAGGTCGCCGCCGCACTCCTGGAAGGCTTGGCGGACAGCGCATCCCGGCTGTTGGTGGTCGGCGGCGCGGGCAGCCTGCTGGTCCCCGGTACCGGACTGACGCTCGCCGACCAGCCCGATTTCCCGGCCTACCTGATCCCCATCGCCACAGCCGGCGCGCGGCAGCTCGAAACCTTCCGCGAGACAACCCATCAGGTCGACTGGCTCTACCTGAGCCCGGCCGCCCTGTTCGAACCCGGCGAGCGCACCGGCGCCTACCGACTCGGCGCCGACGAGATGCTCGTCGACGAGGCGGGCAATTCCTCGATCTCCATGGAGGACATGGCGATTGCCGTCCTCGATCAGGCCGAGCGACCCGGCCACCATCGCACCCGCATCACCGTCGGATATTGA
- the glf gene encoding UDP-galactopyranose mutase, with product MPVRWAPVTVATPFDLIVVGSGFFGLTVAERTAKLLGKRVLVVDRRYHLGGNAYSEADPETGIEVHKYGAHLFHTSNKRVWDYVNEFTEFTNYQHRVYGLHKGQAYPLPMGLGMISQFFGRYYTPDEARALIAEQSAEIDSKDVTNLEEKGISLIGRPLYEAFIRDYTAKQWQTDPKELPSSIITRLPVRYTFDNRYFNDTYEGLPKDGYTAWLSKMAEHPNIEVRLNTDWFDVREQIRAESPDAPVVYTGPLDQYFDYSEGELGWRTIDFETEVLETGDFQGIPVMNYNDADVPFTRIIEPRHFHPERDYPNDKTVIMREFSRFAQTGDEPYYPINTPDDRAKLLAYRERAKAETASAKVVFGGRLGTYQYLDMHMAIGAALSMFDNVLRPHLESGAPLVDSAE from the coding sequence ATGCCGGTACGCTGGGCACCCGTGACCGTCGCAACCCCCTTCGACCTCATTGTTGTCGGCTCCGGCTTCTTCGGGCTGACCGTCGCGGAACGCACCGCCAAACTGCTCGGCAAGCGAGTCCTGGTGGTGGACCGTCGCTATCACCTGGGCGGGAACGCCTACTCGGAGGCGGATCCGGAAACCGGAATCGAGGTCCACAAGTACGGGGCCCATCTGTTTCACACGTCCAACAAGCGCGTGTGGGATTACGTCAACGAGTTCACCGAGTTCACCAACTATCAGCACCGCGTCTACGGCCTGCACAAGGGGCAGGCGTACCCGCTGCCCATGGGGCTGGGCATGATCTCGCAGTTCTTCGGCCGCTACTACACGCCGGACGAGGCGCGTGCGCTCATCGCCGAGCAGTCGGCGGAGATCGACAGCAAGGACGTGACCAATCTCGAGGAGAAGGGCATCTCGCTGATCGGGCGCCCGCTCTACGAGGCGTTCATTCGCGATTACACGGCCAAGCAGTGGCAGACCGATCCCAAGGAACTGCCGTCGAGCATCATCACCCGGCTGCCGGTCCGCTACACCTTCGACAACCGCTACTTCAACGACACCTACGAGGGTCTGCCCAAGGACGGCTACACCGCGTGGCTGTCGAAGATGGCCGAGCACCCCAATATCGAGGTGCGCCTGAACACCGACTGGTTCGACGTGCGCGAGCAGATCCGCGCCGAGAGCCCGGACGCCCCGGTCGTCTACACCGGCCCGCTGGACCAGTACTTCGACTACAGCGAAGGCGAACTCGGCTGGCGCACCATCGATTTCGAGACCGAGGTGCTCGAAACCGGTGACTTCCAGGGCATCCCGGTGATGAACTACAACGATGCGGACGTGCCGTTCACCCGCATCATCGAGCCGCGCCACTTCCATCCGGAGCGCGACTACCCGAACGACAAGACGGTCATCATGCGCGAGTTCTCGCGCTTCGCCCAGACCGGCGACGAACCGTACTACCCCATCAACACCCCGGACGACCGCGCCAAGCTGCTCGCCTACCGTGAGCGCGCCAAGGCCGAAACCGCCTCCGCGAAGGTGGTTTTCGGTGGCCGCCTGGGCACCTACCAGTACCTGGACATGCACATGGCCATCGGCGCGGCGCTCAGCATGTTCGACAATGTGCTGCGCCCGCATCTGGAATCCGGTGCACCGCTGGTGGACTCCGCCGAATGA